One genomic region from Acidobacteriota bacterium encodes:
- a CDS encoding (2Fe-2S)-binding protein, whose protein sequence is MKIRLEVNGSRHTREVDPRLLLVHFLREQLDLTGTRVGCETSLCGACTVLIDGEAVKSCTQLAVQADGRSVTTIEGLALKGRLHPLQEAFWEEHGLQCGYCTPGMILAACGLLQDRPDPAPEEIRRALKGNICRCTGYHNIVRAVERAAQSMRGAAAKEEA, encoded by the coding sequence ATGAAAATCAGACTGGAAGTCAACGGCAGCCGCCACACCCGCGAAGTCGACCCGCGGCTGCTTCTGGTGCACTTTCTGCGCGAGCAGCTCGACCTGACCGGCACCCGCGTCGGCTGTGAGACCAGCCTCTGCGGAGCCTGCACGGTATTGATCGATGGAGAAGCCGTCAAATCCTGCACCCAACTGGCCGTGCAGGCCGACGGTCGCTCTGTCACCACCATCGAGGGACTGGCCCTCAAGGGCCGTCTCCACCCCCTGCAGGAGGCCTTCTGGGAAGAGCACGGCCTGCAGTGCGGCTACTGCACGCCCGGGATGATCCTGGCCGCCTGCGGACTGCTGCAGGACCGGCCCGATCCCGCTCCCGAAGAGATCCGCCGCGCACTGAAAGGCAACATCTGCCGTTGCACCGGCTACCACAACATCGTACGGGCCGTGGAGCGGGCGGCGCAATCGATGCGGGGAGCCGCCGCCAAGGAGGAAGCATGA
- a CDS encoding molybdopterin cofactor-binding domain-containing protein, whose product MSASVFGTAVKRREDPALIRGKGRYTDDLKLPGLLHAVMVRTPYAHARIKGIDSDAALKMKGVVAVYTARDLEESGIPGVVPVGWLLPGLKMPPHRLLASDKVRYAGDAVAVVVAEDSYLAHDAAEQVDVDCEMLPAVTEPRQAMAEDAPQLHEEAERNIAFDWELGDSQAVERAFAQADQRVELELRNNRLVAFAVEPRSALANYDASQQKLTLYMTTQNPHVHRLLISMASLGLPEHKIRVVAPEVGGGFGSKIPHYPEEALAAWCSMQLERPVKWTATRSESFLTDTQGRDHHSSAQAALDSQGRLLGLRVKTYANLGAYLSTFSTAVPTYMYGSLLNGAYAVPAVHCNVVGVFTNTVPVDAYRGAGRPEATLLIERLMDLCARQCGLDPVQARRRNFIPADRFPYATPLNMEYDSGNYQASLQRVLEMGDYPKLREEQQRRRQEGGKPLGIGLSTYIEACGLAPSALVGSLGAQAGQWESGEIRVHPSGSVTVYTGSSSHGQGHETTFAQIVAQRLGVEMSQIEVVHGDTDKVPFGWGTYGSRSAAVGGSALAASSQKIIEKGRRIAAHLLEAAVEDVEFRDGSFMVRGSPDQAQPLAAIAGAAHMAHNLPDGMEPGLRATTFYDPKNFTFPFGAHLAVVEIDPDTGQTQVLRYLAVDDVGEVINPLIVDGQLHGGIAQGIGQALFEDAVYDQGGQLLTASLLDYALPRSHQLPNFELDRTTTVCPHNPLGVKGVGEAGTIASTAAVANAVMDALQPYGVRHLDTPFTPEKIWNAIQRGEK is encoded by the coding sequence ATGAGCGCCAGCGTCTTCGGCACAGCCGTAAAACGGAGAGAGGATCCCGCCCTGATCCGGGGCAAGGGCCGCTACACCGACGACCTCAAGCTGCCCGGTCTGCTTCACGCCGTCATGGTGCGCACTCCCTACGCCCACGCCCGCATCAAGGGCATCGACAGCGACGCCGCCCTCAAGATGAAAGGCGTGGTGGCCGTCTACACGGCCCGCGACCTGGAGGAGAGCGGCATTCCCGGCGTGGTGCCGGTTGGCTGGTTGCTGCCGGGACTGAAGATGCCTCCCCACCGCCTCCTAGCCTCCGACAAGGTCCGCTACGCGGGCGACGCCGTGGCCGTGGTGGTGGCCGAGGATTCCTATCTGGCCCATGACGCCGCCGAACAGGTGGATGTCGACTGCGAGATGCTGCCGGCAGTGACCGAGCCCCGCCAGGCCATGGCCGAGGACGCTCCTCAACTGCACGAGGAAGCCGAAAGGAACATCGCTTTCGACTGGGAACTGGGGGACAGCCAGGCCGTGGAACGGGCCTTCGCCCAGGCCGACCAACGGGTGGAACTGGAGCTGCGCAACAACCGCCTGGTGGCCTTCGCGGTAGAGCCGCGCTCGGCCCTGGCCAACTACGACGCCTCCCAGCAAAAGCTCACTCTTTACATGACCACCCAGAACCCCCACGTCCACCGTCTGCTCATCTCCATGGCCTCGTTGGGGTTGCCCGAGCACAAGATCAGAGTGGTGGCTCCAGAAGTGGGCGGAGGCTTCGGCAGCAAGATCCCCCACTATCCCGAGGAAGCCCTGGCGGCCTGGTGCTCGATGCAACTGGAACGTCCCGTCAAGTGGACCGCTACGCGTTCGGAGTCGTTCCTGACCGACACCCAGGGACGCGACCACCACAGCAGCGCTCAGGCGGCGCTCGATTCCCAGGGACGCCTGCTGGGACTGCGGGTCAAGACCTACGCCAATCTGGGAGCCTATCTGTCCACCTTCTCCACCGCCGTGCCCACCTACATGTATGGAAGCCTGCTCAACGGAGCCTACGCCGTGCCGGCCGTCCACTGCAACGTGGTGGGCGTGTTCACCAACACCGTTCCGGTGGACGCCTACCGGGGAGCTGGACGCCCTGAAGCCACCCTGCTCATCGAGCGCCTGATGGACCTGTGCGCCCGCCAATGCGGACTCGACCCGGTGCAGGCGCGGCGCCGCAACTTCATTCCCGCCGACCGCTTCCCCTACGCCACGCCGCTCAACATGGAATACGACAGCGGCAACTACCAGGCCTCCCTGCAGCGGGTGCTGGAGATGGGCGATTACCCCAAGTTGCGGGAAGAACAGCAACGCCGCCGCCAAGAGGGAGGCAAGCCGCTGGGCATCGGACTCTCCACCTATATCGAAGCCTGCGGGCTGGCGCCTTCGGCCCTGGTGGGATCGCTGGGCGCTCAGGCCGGACAGTGGGAAAGCGGAGAGATACGCGTCCACCCCAGCGGCTCGGTCACCGTCTACACCGGCTCCTCCTCCCACGGGCAGGGACACGAAACCACCTTCGCCCAGATCGTGGCCCAGCGCCTGGGAGTGGAGATGTCGCAGATCGAAGTCGTGCACGGAGACACCGACAAGGTCCCCTTCGGATGGGGAACCTACGGCAGCCGAAGCGCGGCCGTGGGCGGCAGCGCCCTGGCCGCCAGCAGCCAAAAGATCATCGAGAAGGGACGCCGCATCGCCGCCCACCTGCTGGAGGCCGCGGTGGAAGACGTGGAATTCCGCGACGGCAGCTTCATGGTGCGGGGCTCGCCCGATCAGGCCCAGCCCCTGGCCGCCATCGCCGGCGCCGCCCACATGGCTCACAACCTGCCCGACGGTATGGAGCCCGGCCTGCGGGCCACCACTTTCTACGATCCCAAGAACTTCACCTTTCCCTTCGGCGCCCATCTGGCCGTGGTCGAAATCGATCCGGACACGGGCCAAACTCAGGTGCTGCGCTACCTGGCCGTGGACGATGTAGGCGAGGTCATCAATCCTCTCATCGTGGACGGGCAACTGCACGGAGGCATCGCCCAGGGCATCGGACAGGCCCTTTTCGAAGACGCTGTTTACGACCAGGGAGGTCAACTGCTGACCGCATCCTTGCTCGACTATGCCCTGCCCCGCAGCCACCAGTTGCCCAACTTCGAGCTGGACCGGACCACGACTGTCTGCCCCCATAATCCGCTGGGAGTCAAGGGAGTGGGAGAAGCCGGCACCATCGCCTCCACCGCCGCCGTCGCCAATGCCGTCATGGACGCCCTGCAGCCTTACGGCGTCCGCCACCTCGACACTCCCTTCACGCCCGAGAAGATCTGGAACGCCATCCAACGCGGGGAGAAATAG
- a CDS encoding xanthine dehydrogenase family protein subunit M, with the protein MFSSPFQYRRAHSLEEAFRLFESCQDAKYLAGGHSLLPAMKLRLAQPAHLIDIGRIPQLAMLEEEGDKVHIGGLVTHARLCSEPLILRHSPLLSQAARQIADPQVRNRGTVGGNLAHADPASDLPAVMLALDGRFHLQGPHGHRTVAARDFFLDLFTTALQEGEILTAVEIEKRPGWGNSYLKYEHPASGYAVCAAACSLQLNEEGECSGLSLCFNGVSAVPFQARQVTEALVGERLARSRIEEAVQERLEVPDPLQDSFASGPYRARMAKVYAIRALTSAHAQASSPRD; encoded by the coding sequence ATGTTTTCCAGCCCCTTTCAATACCGCCGCGCCCACAGCCTGGAAGAGGCTTTCCGCCTCTTCGAAAGCTGCCAGGACGCCAAATACCTGGCCGGCGGGCACAGCCTGCTTCCCGCCATGAAGCTGCGCCTGGCCCAGCCCGCGCACCTGATCGACATCGGACGCATTCCCCAACTGGCCATGCTGGAGGAAGAAGGCGACAAAGTGCACATCGGGGGACTGGTGACCCACGCCCGCCTCTGCAGCGAGCCCCTGATCCTCCGTCACTCTCCGCTGCTCAGCCAGGCCGCCCGCCAAATCGCCGATCCGCAGGTGCGCAACCGGGGAACGGTAGGAGGCAACCTGGCCCACGCCGATCCCGCCTCCGACCTGCCGGCCGTCATGCTGGCGCTGGATGGGCGCTTCCATTTGCAGGGTCCTCATGGACACAGAACCGTAGCGGCGCGGGACTTCTTCCTCGACCTCTTCACTACCGCTCTCCAGGAGGGCGAAATACTCACTGCGGTGGAAATCGAAAAGCGCCCCGGCTGGGGAAACAGTTACCTGAAATACGAACACCCCGCATCCGGCTACGCGGTGTGCGCAGCGGCCTGCTCCCTGCAACTGAACGAGGAGGGAGAATGCAGCGGCCTGAGCCTCTGCTTCAACGGCGTCAGCGCCGTTCCCTTCCAGGCCCGCCAAGTAACCGAGGCCCTTGTGGGGGAACGGCTGGCCAGAAGCCGGATCGAGGAAGCCGTGCAAGAGCGCCTGGAGGTCCCCGATCCCTTGCAGGACTCCTTCGCTTCCGGCCCGTACCGGGCCCGCATGGCCAAGGTCTATGCCATACGCGCCTTGACCTCGGCCCATGCTCAAGCCTCCTCGCCGAGGGATTGA